The following proteins come from a genomic window of Triticum aestivum cultivar Chinese Spring chromosome 6A, IWGSC CS RefSeq v2.1, whole genome shotgun sequence:
- the LOC123130125 gene encoding probable serine/threonine-protein kinase PIX13, translating to MANICGGRERAHVAADYTQSNPDEESGLQEPNSGTMNSKASSSATSSIMASAGSDSTNGGTKQGCFLQGQILDAANLRKFTFLEIQTATKNFRPDSLIGFGGFGWVYKAWVDEKTMNPTTSGPGMAVAIMQGKEEWQKFLTVHLQSDVKLLGRFSHPNLVKLLGYCWEGMELFLVYEFIAQGSLEDHLFFRGGCAPLSWEMRLKIAIGAARGLAFLHASEKKAMYRDFKASRILLDADYNAKLSNYGLAKLGSTGNSRMTIMPTRTHGYAAPEYVITGLLYEMSDVYGFGVMMLEMLSGQRARDPNRPKGQMSIIDWAKPLVDRRKVARLMDPRLKGQFNSKQALQAVHVALSCLDREPSCRPSMKVVLEALEQI from the exons atggCGAACATCTGCGGTGGCCGGGAAAGGGCTCATGTCGCAGCAGATTACACGCAGTCAAACCCAGATGAGGAATCTGGTCTCCAAGAACCTAATTCAG GGACAATGAACTCCAAGGCAAGCAGCAGTGCCACCAGCAGCATCATGGCCTCTGCCGGCAGTGACAGTACAAATGGTGGAACCAAACAGGGGTGCTTCCTCCAAGGCCAAATACTGGACGCAGCGAACCTCCGGAAATTCACATTCCTTGAGATCCAGACAGCTACCAAGAACTTCAGGCCAGATAGTCTCATTGGGTTCGGGGGATTTGGGTGGGTGTACAAAGCGTGGGTCGATGAGAAGACGATGAACCCGACAACGAGTGGCCCTGGCATGGCTGTTGCTATTATGCAAGGAAAGGAGGAATGGCAG AAATTTCTGACTGTCCACTTGCAATCGGACGTAAAACTTTTGGGAAGGTTCTCTCATCCAAACCTTGTCAAGCTACTGGGCTACTGCTGGGAGGGCATGGAACTATTTCTTGTGTACGAGTTCATCGCCCAAGGAAGCTTAGAAGACCATCTATTCTTCAGAG GAGGATGTGCTCCACTATCATGGGAAATGAGGCTTAAGATCGCCATCGGCGCAGCACGAGGACTTGCATTCTTGCATGCATCAGAGAAGAAAGCTATGTACCGTGACTTCAAGGCTTCCAGGATTCTTCTAGATGCA GACTATAACGCGAAGCTCTCTAATTATGGGCTTGCTAAGCTTGGGTCAACCGGTAACTCGCGTATGACTATCATGCCCACGCGTACCCACGGGTATGCAGCTCCGGAATATGTAATAACTG GCCTTCTGTATGAGATGAGTGACGTTTACGGTTTCGGGGTTATGATGCTGGAGATGTTGTCCGGTCAGCGAGCGAGGGATCCCAACCGCCCAAAGGGGCAAATGAGCATCATTGACTGGGCAAAGCCCTTGGTTGACCGGAGAAAGGTCGCTCGTCTTATGGACCCCCGGCTCAAGGGGCAGTTCAACTCGAAACAAGCCCTACAGGCGGTGCATGTGGCGCTGAGCTGCCTTGACAGGGAGCCTAGTTGCAGGCCCTCGATGAAGGTGGTTCTCGAGGCGCTCGAGCAGATCTAG
- the LOC123130126 gene encoding NAC transcription factor 47-like: MAPSSALPPGCRFDPHDADLISAYLRPMIAGERLPEPAASFLHSADVYAADPATLVAGHLPAVLVSPRTGDERRYWYFFGSAKARSGRDRRRSRVVGDGKGQWHSEKGRKVVSDEQGRNIGGYKQEFTYKPTNADGSGTEVWLMVEFGVDQDDDETGKSIPTLCKIYRSPRKPRSSTPISSTSSTRMRKRKAGDTPLPAPSPVRRRLLVSPAAPILPPPVQTQPDLSNDLDGVSWDELLQDLMSGLTPDHVLGDMLTPVPESNANCSFYMADHNSDQVLLGDLFMPVPESEINYSFSMSDHTGSTVSVSTYPYDNMVLHGASVTPFSEISDQADFFMPVFEPQQPVIESQGHSTMLNCSFLPCAPNAGISGSWTGGDTTDDEVASINWYGSAPSSPVTPTEWMMQSAFASTYQF; the protein is encoded by the exons ATGGCGCCCTCCTCCGCCCTTCCCCCGGGTTGCAGGTTCGACCCACACGATGCCGACCTCATCTCCGCCTACCTCCGCCCCATGATCGCGGGCGAGCGCCTCCCTGAACCAGCCGCCAGCTTCCTGCACTCGGCCGACGTCTACGCCGCCGATCCGGCCACGCTCGTCGCCGGACACCTGCCCGCGGTCCTGGTGTCGCCCAGGACCGGCGACGAGAGGCGCTACTGGTACTTCTTCGGCTCCGCCAAGGCCAGGTCCGGGCGCGACAGGCGCAGGTCCCGAGTCGTCGGCGACGGCAAGGGCCAGTGGCACTCCGAGAAGGGCAGGAAGGTTGTTTCCGACGAGCAGGGACGAAACATCGGAGGATACAAGCAGGAGTTCACCTATAAGCCCACCAACGCCGACGGATCTGGAACGGAGGTCTGGCTCATGGTTGAGTTCGGTGTGGATCAAGACGATGATGAGACCGGCAAATCCATCCCCACTCTTTGCAAGATCTATCGAAGCCCGCGTAAGCCCAGATCATCTACCCCGATTTCGTCCACATCATCAACACggatgaggaagaggaaggctgGAGATACGCCATTGCCAGCACCATCTCCTGTGAGGCGGCGACTGCTTGTTTCCCCTGCGGCACCAATTTTGCCGCCGCCCGTACAGACACAGCCAGACTTGAGCAACGACTTGGATGGCGTCTCCTGGGACGAGCTTCTTCAAGATCTCATGTCCGGCCTCACACCCGACCATGTCCTGGGCGACATGTTGACGCCTGTCCCTGAATCAAATGCCAATTGCAGCTTCTACATGGCCGA TCACAATTCTGATCAAGTCCTTCTGGGTGACCTGTTCATGCCTGTCCCTGAATCAGAGATCAATTACAGCTTCTCCATGTCCGACCATACCGGTTCCACGGTGAGCGTGAGCACCTATCCCTATGACAACATGGTCCTCCATGGTGCTTCAGTCACGCCCTTCTCTGAGATTTCTGATCAAGCCGACTTCTTCATGCCAGTCTTCGAACCACAACAACCCGTTATTGAGTCGCAGGGCCATAGTACAATGCTAAATTGCAGCTTCCTGCCGTGTGCCCCAAATGCTGGCATTTCTGGTTCTTGGACAGGAGGCGACACCACGGACGATGAAGTGGCCTCGATCAATTGGTATGGTTCTGCTCCAAGCTCACCGGTGACTCCAACCGAGTGGATGATGCAATCAGCATTTGCCAGCACATATCAGTTCTGA